The following proteins come from a genomic window of Corallococcus sp. NCRR:
- a CDS encoding 2-oxo acid dehydrogenase subunit E2, with protein sequence MNLDLHPAPPASALRKLALGTWRAPRDPTAYAALEVRMEPALAFMATHRTLTGRRLTVTHLVAKAAADALRRYPEANVVLRGQRPWLREDVGVCVLVVQPASGASRVDLTTATVHRADQKSLEALADAMEARVSRVRAREDVEIERGKRRSSLLPGWLMGPALRLLSFVWYGLNVDLRRVGMPFDPFGSVAVTNLGSLGLERGFVAMVPYTRVPLLLAPGLVRDVPVVEDGALVPGKAMTLTCTWDARLIDVDLAARVLRHIGGALEDPSGWDAPGTEAR encoded by the coding sequence ATGAACCTGGACCTCCACCCCGCGCCTCCAGCCAGTGCCCTGCGAAAGCTCGCGCTGGGGACGTGGCGCGCGCCGCGAGACCCCACCGCCTACGCCGCGCTGGAGGTCCGCATGGAGCCAGCGCTCGCGTTCATGGCCACGCACCGCACGCTCACCGGCCGCCGGCTGACGGTGACGCACCTGGTGGCGAAGGCCGCGGCGGACGCGCTGCGCCGCTACCCGGAGGCCAACGTCGTGCTGCGCGGCCAGCGCCCGTGGCTGCGCGAGGACGTGGGCGTCTGCGTGCTGGTGGTGCAGCCCGCGAGCGGCGCGTCGCGCGTGGACCTGACCACCGCCACCGTGCACCGCGCGGACCAGAAGTCGCTGGAGGCGCTGGCGGATGCCATGGAGGCGCGGGTGTCGCGGGTCCGCGCGCGCGAGGACGTGGAGATTGAGCGGGGCAAGCGCCGCTCGTCGTTGTTGCCCGGCTGGCTGATGGGCCCCGCGCTGCGGCTGTTGTCCTTCGTCTGGTACGGCCTGAACGTGGACCTGCGCCGGGTGGGAATGCCGTTCGACCCGTTCGGCTCCGTGGCGGTGACGAACCTGGGCTCGCTCGGGTTGGAGCGGGGTTTCGTCGCGATGGTGCCCTACACCCGCGTGCCGCTCCTGCTGGCGCCCGGGCTCGTGCGGGACGTGCCGGTGGTGGAGGACGGAGCGCTGGTGCCCGGCAAGGCCATGACGCTCACCTGCACCTGGGACGCGCGTCTCATCGACGTGGACCTGGCGGCGCGGGTGCTCCGGCACATCGGCGGCGCGCTGGAGGACCCGAGCGGGTGGGATGCACCCGGGACCGAAGCGCGGTAG